From a single Cyclobacterium marinum DSM 745 genomic region:
- the sucC gene encoding ADP-forming succinate--CoA ligase subunit beta, producing the protein MNIHEYQAKEVLKSYGVKIQEGIVADSPEAALEAAKKLTADTGTSWYVLKAQIHAGGRGKGEIKETGSRGVVLAKSLEDVPEKAKDILNGTLVTIQTGEEGKLVKKILVAQDVYYPGNSEPKEYYLSILLDRATGSNIIMASTEGGVNIEEIAESTPEKIIKEWVDPMLGIQPYQARNVAFKLGLEGNAFKEMVKFIMALYAAYDASDASQFEINPVLKTSDDQILAVDAKVNLDDNALYRNKDLAAMRDLDEEDPFEVEAAESGLNYVKLDGNVGCMVNGAGLAMATMDMIKLSGGEPANFLDVGGGANAQTVEAGFRIILKDPKVKAILINVFGGIVRCDRIASGVVEAYKSIGDISVPIIVRLQGTNAEEGAKIIDESGLKVTSAITLKEAAEKVQNVLSA; encoded by the coding sequence ATGAATATACACGAATATCAAGCTAAAGAAGTATTAAAATCTTACGGAGTCAAAATTCAAGAAGGGATTGTCGCTGATAGCCCTGAAGCTGCACTAGAGGCAGCCAAGAAGCTTACAGCAGACACTGGAACTTCTTGGTATGTACTAAAGGCACAAATACATGCCGGAGGTAGAGGTAAAGGAGAAATTAAAGAAACCGGATCAAGAGGTGTGGTTTTGGCTAAATCGTTAGAAGATGTTCCTGAAAAAGCCAAAGATATATTGAATGGTACACTTGTGACCATCCAAACAGGTGAGGAAGGAAAATTGGTCAAAAAAATCCTAGTTGCCCAAGATGTTTACTATCCGGGCAATTCCGAACCAAAAGAATATTACCTTTCTATCCTATTGGACAGAGCCACCGGTAGCAATATTATCATGGCCTCTACAGAAGGTGGAGTTAATATTGAAGAGATCGCCGAAAGTACTCCTGAAAAGATCATAAAGGAATGGGTAGATCCAATGTTGGGCATTCAGCCTTACCAAGCAAGAAACGTGGCCTTTAAGTTAGGTTTAGAAGGCAATGCATTCAAAGAAATGGTGAAATTTATCATGGCTTTATATGCTGCTTATGATGCAAGTGATGCTTCTCAATTTGAGATCAACCCTGTTTTGAAGACATCAGATGATCAAATTTTGGCAGTAGATGCCAAGGTAAATCTAGATGACAATGCACTTTATAGAAACAAAGATCTTGCAGCCATGAGAGATCTTGATGAAGAGGATCCATTTGAAGTAGAAGCTGCAGAATCAGGCCTTAACTATGTGAAGCTTGACGGTAACGTAGGTTGTATGGTAAATGGAGCAGGATTAGCGATGGCCACTATGGACATGATCAAACTTTCCGGTGGAGAGCCTGCTAACTTCCTAGACGTAGGAGGTGGAGCCAATGCACAAACCGTTGAAGCAGGTTTTAGAATCATCCTTAAAGATCCTAAAGTAAAAGCTATCCTTATTAATGTTTTTGGAGGAATTGTTAGGTGTGATAGAATTGCATCAGGAGTAGTTGAAGCCTATAAGTCAATTGGAGACATTAGTGTACCTATCATCGTAAGATTGCAAGGTACAAACGCTGAAGAAGGTGCTAAAATAATCGATGAATCCGGACTTAAAGTAACTTCTGCTATTACTTTAAAAGAAGCTGCAGAAAAAGTACAAAATGTGCTTAGTGCTTAA
- a CDS encoding glucuronyl esterase domain-containing protein, giving the protein MTFRYFLSMLILSMLPVLTYAQKDTHNDESKVPNISLPDLFVNSKGQEINTIQEWEYKRRPEIVNLFENNVYGTMPKAIDALNFTIVNEDKMAMNGMATLKEIDIEVIYRTQSATMRLILFIPNERDEAAPVFLLINHRDPENIDPTRTIKMGFWPAEEIVRRGYAAATFHVKDVADDDKVTFTDDILSKLYPEELEKENGMRGLGAWAWGAMRAMDYFETCQDIDAKKAAVIGHSRGGKASLWTGASDPRWAITISNESGAGGAAISRRKFGETVQRINTVFPYWFTDNFNKYNNNEALLPIDQHMLIAAMAPRAVYVASASEDLWADPKGEYMSLQLGTRVHREIYKMKGDFPKAINSPGNPVHLPYAGHHIREGKHNLTPYDWNLFMDFADNYFRFNNE; this is encoded by the coding sequence ATGACCTTCAGATATTTTCTTTCCATGTTAATCCTTTCAATGCTTCCGGTATTAACTTATGCCCAAAAAGACACTCATAATGACGAATCAAAAGTTCCTAATATTTCTTTGCCGGACTTATTCGTCAATTCAAAAGGACAAGAAATTAATACCATTCAGGAATGGGAATATAAGAGAAGGCCTGAAATAGTTAATCTTTTTGAAAACAATGTTTATGGCACTATGCCAAAAGCAATAGATGCGTTGAATTTCACTATAGTTAATGAAGATAAAATGGCCATGAATGGTATGGCCACTTTAAAAGAAATTGACATAGAAGTGATTTACAGGACCCAATCCGCAACAATGAGGCTTATATTATTTATTCCTAATGAAAGAGATGAAGCAGCTCCTGTATTTTTATTGATTAACCATAGGGACCCGGAAAATATTGATCCAACTCGAACAATAAAAATGGGGTTTTGGCCTGCCGAAGAAATTGTAAGGCGTGGTTATGCCGCAGCTACTTTTCATGTAAAGGATGTTGCTGATGATGACAAAGTTACATTTACAGACGATATTTTAAGTAAATTATATCCAGAAGAATTAGAAAAGGAAAATGGTATGCGTGGTTTAGGTGCCTGGGCTTGGGGAGCCATGCGCGCCATGGATTATTTTGAAACTTGTCAAGATATTGACGCCAAAAAAGCAGCAGTAATTGGACACTCTAGAGGAGGAAAAGCTTCTCTTTGGACCGGTGCTTCAGATCCTAGATGGGCCATTACTATTTCTAATGAGTCAGGTGCCGGTGGTGCGGCCATATCTCGAAGGAAATTTGGAGAGACTGTCCAAAGAATCAACACTGTTTTCCCTTATTGGTTTACTGATAATTTCAATAAATACAATAATAATGAAGCCTTACTTCCAATTGATCAACATATGTTAATTGCTGCCATGGCCCCACGAGCCGTGTATGTGGCCAGTGCGTCTGAGGATTTATGGGCAGACCCTAAAGGAGAATACATGTCATTGCAACTTGGAACAAGGGTGCATCGAGAGATTTATAAGATGAAAGGAGATTTTCCTAAAGCAATTAACTCTCCGGGAAATCCTGTTCACCTACCCTATGCAGGTCACCATATCCGTGAAGGGAAACACAATCTGACCCCTTACGATTGGAATTTATTTATGGATTTTGCGGATAACTATTTCAGGTTTAATAATGAATAA
- a CDS encoding M56 family metallopeptidase: MASIINFIWQSIICLSFFYIFYWVFLKDEKTFVFNRVYLLVTPFLAVAFSLIEIPVSFETPSISLENTAFLKALELDSQRDIAGAYGLPEVTVTDSRLPTLWGFKDYLVFGYLVVVLLLFARFYWQYLQLKEILRKGWYQTSYILKEKYFKVPNFGLTPVFSYFDKVFWDDSLQLSNKEKKQILNHEIEHVKQKHSYDIIIYQVFSNVFWFNPIIHLMNRALVDLHEFQADARVIKDEELKDSYPKLVAKMAFQGLDLPLGSNFVNSTTLRRIRMMKANRKTNWFKVAMLVPLTVLVFGLISMKSNNSIISFNNYSTLPVSFLKNQIEAFQDSIEVGIKLRNIKNPTHYESIGKLHQESLNVQVGELSYEFTGIKNQQEYIKVLNLVETLRPNSKLNKKYENAFSYQLADQKPEPKVGWNAWEEYLRSQIPARLIEGIHMDGDLVALEFVIDKEANVVNASIKKSLGEEVDQLLLSALTNVKSPTWIPGKKDGETVAVVVNTNIKLKKSNKFKTTTNQESSNQRQTNLSNAFPENRGLAVNDDLKSGAITLGPAFKTHLLENLVFPEDNITKGISGTTIINLKTDSSGSIKGISFTQRIDASFEKEILEVLSNAPNLKPILQKNEYQLLLPISFKITGSDSNNIVPSLNNDYGDVIQINGYHVQRDAIKTTIEIPVQVIKEGLISFNGVIMPVNSGLPRLIKAYTSFHSVDHQSILVNFSAGKDIKMGEVQNVQAALRDAGITKIVFKEEEAKILNIAQSPIYMIDGILHQAPPISNFPKPENIKTLDVVSPNKLDVYGEKAKNGVIVITTK; encoded by the coding sequence ATGGCTTCAATAATAAACTTCATCTGGCAGAGTATTATTTGCCTCTCTTTTTTCTACATTTTTTATTGGGTTTTCCTTAAAGATGAAAAAACATTTGTGTTTAATAGAGTTTACCTATTGGTCACTCCCTTCCTTGCTGTTGCATTCTCTTTAATTGAGATTCCTGTTTCCTTTGAAACACCCAGCATTTCGTTAGAAAATACTGCTTTTTTAAAGGCATTAGAATTGGACAGCCAAAGGGATATTGCAGGGGCTTATGGTCTTCCTGAAGTTACCGTAACGGATAGTAGGCTTCCCACATTATGGGGTTTTAAAGATTACTTGGTTTTTGGTTATCTTGTAGTTGTCTTGTTATTATTTGCCAGGTTTTACTGGCAATATCTTCAATTAAAAGAGATTCTAAGAAAAGGATGGTACCAAACTTCTTATATACTTAAGGAAAAATACTTCAAGGTTCCTAATTTTGGTCTAACCCCGGTGTTTTCTTATTTTGATAAAGTTTTTTGGGATGATTCTCTTCAACTAAGTAATAAAGAAAAAAAACAGATTCTTAATCATGAAATTGAACATGTTAAACAAAAGCATTCATACGATATAATTATCTATCAGGTTTTCAGCAATGTATTTTGGTTTAACCCAATCATTCATTTAATGAATCGAGCATTAGTTGACTTACATGAATTTCAAGCCGATGCCCGTGTCATTAAAGATGAAGAATTGAAGGACTCCTATCCAAAACTTGTTGCAAAAATGGCTTTCCAAGGATTGGATCTTCCGCTAGGTAGTAATTTTGTTAATTCAACAACCTTGAGAAGAATTAGGATGATGAAAGCCAACCGAAAAACAAATTGGTTTAAGGTAGCAATGCTGGTACCTTTAACTGTATTGGTTTTTGGCTTGATTTCAATGAAAAGTAACAATAGTATTATTTCTTTCAATAATTACTCTACACTTCCGGTTTCATTTCTCAAAAATCAAATAGAGGCGTTTCAAGACTCCATAGAGGTAGGCATAAAATTAAGGAATATAAAAAACCCTACTCACTATGAAAGCATTGGAAAGCTACATCAAGAGTCATTAAATGTTCAAGTGGGGGAATTATCTTATGAATTTACCGGAATTAAAAACCAGCAGGAATACATAAAAGTCCTAAACTTGGTGGAAACATTAAGACCAAATTCCAAACTAAATAAAAAATATGAGAATGCATTTTCCTACCAACTTGCAGATCAAAAACCCGAGCCTAAAGTAGGATGGAATGCTTGGGAGGAATATTTAAGATCACAGATTCCCGCAAGACTCATTGAAGGAATTCATATGGATGGTGACTTAGTGGCCTTGGAATTTGTTATTGACAAAGAGGCAAACGTGGTAAATGCATCCATAAAGAAGAGTCTGGGAGAAGAGGTGGACCAATTGCTTCTCTCTGCCCTTACCAATGTAAAAAGCCCTACTTGGATACCCGGAAAAAAAGATGGTGAGACGGTAGCGGTAGTAGTAAACACCAATATTAAATTAAAAAAATCAAACAAGTTTAAAACCACCACCAACCAAGAATCATCGAATCAGCGTCAAACCAACCTTTCTAATGCTTTTCCTGAAAACAGAGGTTTAGCAGTTAATGATGACTTAAAATCCGGAGCAATAACTTTAGGTCCTGCCTTCAAGACACACTTGCTTGAAAATCTGGTTTTCCCTGAAGACAATATTACTAAAGGTATATCCGGAACAACAATTATCAACCTCAAAACAGATTCTTCAGGAAGTATAAAAGGAATTTCTTTTACTCAAAGGATAGATGCCAGTTTCGAAAAAGAAATCCTTGAAGTCCTGTCAAATGCACCAAACTTAAAACCAATTTTGCAGAAAAATGAATACCAACTGCTTTTGCCTATATCTTTCAAAATTACGGGTTCTGATAGTAATAATATAGTTCCAAGTTTGAATAATGATTATGGTGATGTCATTCAAATCAATGGTTACCATGTGCAAAGAGACGCGATAAAAACAACTATAGAAATCCCTGTTCAGGTTATAAAAGAAGGGTTGATTTCATTCAATGGTGTCATCATGCCCGTCAATTCAGGATTACCGAGATTAATAAAAGCATATACCAGCTTTCACTCCGTGGATCATCAATCTATTTTAGTTAATTTTTCAGCGGGAAAAGATATAAAAATGGGTGAAGTTCAAAATGTACAAGCTGCCCTCAGAGATGCCGGTATAACTAAGATTGTTTTTAAAGAAGAAGAAGCAAAAATTCTTAATATAGCTCAATCCCCTATTTATATGATTGATGGAATACTACATCAAGCTCCGCCAATTAGCAACTTCCCCAAACCTGAAAACATAAAAACCCTCGATGTGGTAAGTCCTAACAAATTGGACGTATATGGTGAAAAAGCCAAAAACGGTGTTATAGTAATCACAACAAAGTAA
- a CDS encoding ABC transporter ATP-binding protein, with translation MFVAQSVQKYYGDLHVLKGVDVTIQNGEIVSIVGASGAGKSTLLHILGTLDKPDEGTLTVDGIDVLKLSGDKLASFRNDKISFIFQFHNLLPEFTAEENIWIPGLIGKRSEDKLRKRTKELAALLGISSRLGHKPAQLSGGEQQRVAVARALVNNPDIIFADEPSGNLDTENAQSLHELFFKLRDELGQSFVIVTHNQSLAGMSDRMLTMKDGKIIS, from the coding sequence ATGTTCGTTGCGCAGTCAGTTCAAAAATATTATGGAGACCTTCATGTCCTGAAAGGGGTAGATGTAACAATTCAAAATGGAGAAATTGTTTCCATAGTCGGAGCTTCAGGCGCCGGTAAAAGCACCTTATTGCATATATTAGGAACCTTGGATAAGCCTGATGAAGGAACCTTGACAGTAGATGGTATTGATGTTTTGAAATTAAGTGGAGATAAACTCGCCAGTTTCAGAAATGATAAAATTAGTTTTATTTTCCAGTTTCATAATCTGCTACCGGAGTTCACTGCCGAAGAAAATATTTGGATTCCGGGTCTAATCGGTAAAAGATCAGAAGATAAACTTAGGAAAAGAACCAAAGAATTGGCAGCACTACTGGGAATCTCCTCACGTCTAGGGCATAAGCCTGCTCAATTATCCGGAGGAGAGCAGCAAAGAGTGGCTGTGGCAAGGGCATTGGTGAATAACCCTGATATTATTTTCGCAGATGAACCTAGCGGTAATCTTGATACAGAAAATGCCCAATCTTTACATGAATTGTTTTTTAAACTTAGAGATGAGTTGGGGCAGTCTTTTGTAATTGTTACGCATAACCAATCTTTGGCGGGGATGTCAGACCGCATGTTAACCATGAAAGATGGTAAAATCATATCCTGA
- a CDS encoding transposase, with the protein MSIQEFLNKYSDLSKTNAVVYMEDADGNIFHSIDEAHKKGKHPFVTKNLKDSAIADLDSLGLSSKGEASKLMGILQFIYGVDAKAEKPATRGRRTYSAEEKAGILAEWKKAEAEGKTKADFSKDTGVTYQTLFKWIKES; encoded by the coding sequence ATGTCTATTCAAGAATTTTTAAACAAGTATTCAGATCTTTCTAAAACCAACGCTGTGGTTTATATGGAAGATGCGGATGGGAATATTTTCCATTCCATTGACGAAGCACACAAAAAGGGGAAACATCCCTTTGTAACAAAAAATCTAAAAGATTCAGCTATTGCTGATTTAGATAGTTTAGGTTTAAGCTCAAAAGGTGAGGCCTCTAAATTAATGGGTATCTTACAGTTTATCTATGGGGTTGATGCCAAAGCTGAAAAACCAGCCACAAGAGGTAGGAGAACTTATTCTGCTGAAGAAAAAGCAGGCATCCTTGCTGAATGGAAGAAAGCTGAAGCTGAAGGAAAAACCAAAGCTGATTTCAGTAAAGATACAGGAGTAACTTATCAAACTTTATTCAAATGGATTAAAGAGTCATAA